In one window of Pagrus major chromosome 12, Pma_NU_1.0 DNA:
- the LOC141006075 gene encoding glutamine synthetase-like isoform X1 — protein sequence MASVSCSSSLNKAVRQQYMSLPQGGKCQVTYIWIDGTGEGLRNKTRTLDSEPKSLEDIPEWNFDGSSTYQAEGSNSDMYLKPVRIFRDPFTLDPNKLVLCEVLKYNRLPAADMVFLSRLETNLRQSCNEVMEQVKEHCIWFGMEQEYTLLGIDGHPYSWPVNGYPAPQGPYYCGVGAQNAYGRDIVECHYKACLYAGIQIYGTNAEVMPSQWEFQVGPCEGIEMGDQLWVARFLLHRVCEDFGVVATLDPKPMTGNWNGAGCHTNISTKEMRNENGLIYIEKAIKRLSKKHDEHIAVYDPHGGQDNIRRLTGLHETASIKEFSAGVANRGASIRIPRQVGQEQKGYFEDRRPAANCDPYAVTKAIANTCLLDPEDEEKSE from the exons ATGGCATCGGTATCATGCAGCTCCAGCCTCAACAAGGCTGTGCGCCAACAGTACATGAGCCTGCCTCAGGGGGGGAAGTGCCAGGTCACATACATCTGGATCGACGGCACTGGAGAGGGACTTCGCAACAAGACCCGAACCCTGGACAGTGAGCCAAAAAGCCTAGAAG ATATTCCCGAGTGGAACTTTGATGGCTCGAGCACGTACCAGGCCGAAGGCTCCAACAGTGACATGTACCTCAAACCAGTCCGCATCTTCAGGGATCCGTTCACACTCGATCCAAACAAACTGGTCCTCTGCGAGGTCCTAAAATACAACCGTTTACCTGCAG CTGATATGGTTTTTCTGTCTCGACTAGAAACTAACCTTCGACAGAGCTGCAACGAGGTGATGGAGCAGGTTAAAGAGCACTGCATCTGGTTTGGCATGGAGCAGGAGTACACACTCTTGGGAATAGATGGGCATCCTTACAGTTGGCCCGTTAATGGATACCCAGCACCCCAAG GACCTTACTACTGTGGCGTGGGGGCCCAGAATGCATATGGACGGGACATTGTAGAGTGCCACTACAAGGCCTGCCTGTATGCAGGGATACAAATCTATGGCACCAATGCTGAAGTGATGCCATCTCAG TGGGAGTTCCAGGTGGGTCCTTGTGAGGGCATTGAGATGGGCGACCAGCTATGGGTTGCACGCTTCCTGCTGCATCGTGTGTGTGAAGATTTTGGCGTTGTCGCAACACTGGACCCCAAGCCAATGACGGGCAACTGGAACGGTGCTGGCTGCCACACAAATATCAGCACCAAGGAGATGAGGAATGAGAACGGACTGAT ATACATCGAGAAGGCCATCAAAAGGCTGAGCAAAAAACACGATGAGCATATCGCTGTGTATGACCCACACGGAGGGCAGGACAACATCAGGCGTCTCACAGGTCTCCATGAAACTGCCAGCATCAAAGAATTCTCTGCCGGAGTGGCCAACCGAGGCGCCAGCATCCGCATCCCTCGCCAGGTAGGCCAAGAACAGAAAGGCTACTTCGAGGACCGCCGGCCTGCAGCAAACTGCGACCCGTACGCTGTGACGAAGGCCATCGC
- the LOC141006075 gene encoding glutamine synthetase-like isoform X2, whose translation MASVSCSSSLNKAVRQQYMSLPQGGKCQVTYIWIDGTGEGLRNKTRTLDSEPKSLEDIPEWNFDGSSTYQAEGSNSDMYLKPVRIFRDPFTLDPNKLVLCEVLKYNRLPAETNLRQSCNEVMEQVKEHCIWFGMEQEYTLLGIDGHPYSWPVNGYPAPQGPYYCGVGAQNAYGRDIVECHYKACLYAGIQIYGTNAEVMPSQWEFQVGPCEGIEMGDQLWVARFLLHRVCEDFGVVATLDPKPMTGNWNGAGCHTNISTKEMRNENGLIYIEKAIKRLSKKHDEHIAVYDPHGGQDNIRRLTGLHETASIKEFSAGVANRGASIRIPRQVGQEQKGYFEDRRPAANCDPYAVTKAIANTCLLDPEDEEKSE comes from the exons ATGGCATCGGTATCATGCAGCTCCAGCCTCAACAAGGCTGTGCGCCAACAGTACATGAGCCTGCCTCAGGGGGGGAAGTGCCAGGTCACATACATCTGGATCGACGGCACTGGAGAGGGACTTCGCAACAAGACCCGAACCCTGGACAGTGAGCCAAAAAGCCTAGAAG ATATTCCCGAGTGGAACTTTGATGGCTCGAGCACGTACCAGGCCGAAGGCTCCAACAGTGACATGTACCTCAAACCAGTCCGCATCTTCAGGGATCCGTTCACACTCGATCCAAACAAACTGGTCCTCTGCGAGGTCCTAAAATACAACCGTTTACCTGCAG AAACTAACCTTCGACAGAGCTGCAACGAGGTGATGGAGCAGGTTAAAGAGCACTGCATCTGGTTTGGCATGGAGCAGGAGTACACACTCTTGGGAATAGATGGGCATCCTTACAGTTGGCCCGTTAATGGATACCCAGCACCCCAAG GACCTTACTACTGTGGCGTGGGGGCCCAGAATGCATATGGACGGGACATTGTAGAGTGCCACTACAAGGCCTGCCTGTATGCAGGGATACAAATCTATGGCACCAATGCTGAAGTGATGCCATCTCAG TGGGAGTTCCAGGTGGGTCCTTGTGAGGGCATTGAGATGGGCGACCAGCTATGGGTTGCACGCTTCCTGCTGCATCGTGTGTGTGAAGATTTTGGCGTTGTCGCAACACTGGACCCCAAGCCAATGACGGGCAACTGGAACGGTGCTGGCTGCCACACAAATATCAGCACCAAGGAGATGAGGAATGAGAACGGACTGAT ATACATCGAGAAGGCCATCAAAAGGCTGAGCAAAAAACACGATGAGCATATCGCTGTGTATGACCCACACGGAGGGCAGGACAACATCAGGCGTCTCACAGGTCTCCATGAAACTGCCAGCATCAAAGAATTCTCTGCCGGAGTGGCCAACCGAGGCGCCAGCATCCGCATCCCTCGCCAGGTAGGCCAAGAACAGAAAGGCTACTTCGAGGACCGCCGGCCTGCAGCAAACTGCGACCCGTACGCTGTGACGAAGGCCATCGC